The Thiomonas sp. FB-Cd genome includes a window with the following:
- a CDS encoding HigA family addiction module antitoxin, with protein sequence MMHNPAHPGEVLREWLPEGMTVTQAAEELHIARVTLSKVLNGQAGISAVMARRLAAWLGTSPESWLGMQAAWDLWQARKVRLPNIKPMQRAA encoded by the coding sequence ATGATGCACAACCCAGCGCACCCCGGCGAAGTGCTGCGCGAATGGCTGCCCGAGGGGATGACGGTAACGCAGGCCGCCGAAGAATTGCACATTGCCCGCGTGACGCTTTCCAAGGTGCTGAACGGGCAGGCTGGCATTTCCGCAGTCATGGCCCGCCGCCTTGCCGCATGGCTGGGCACTTCGCCCGAATCGTGGCTAGGCATGCAAGCCGCTTGGGACTTGTGGCAAGCCCGCAAGGTGCGCCTGCCGAATATCAAGCCCATGCAACGGGCCGCCTGA
- a CDS encoding type II toxin-antitoxin system RelE/ParE family toxin encodes MIRTFRHAGLETFFNTGSKAGVQPHHEKKLRILLTALDNAKSPRDMNAPAWRLHPLTGDMTEHWSVWVNGNWRITFRFTGEDAELVDYQDYH; translated from the coding sequence ATGATTCGCACGTTTCGCCATGCCGGGCTTGAAACCTTTTTCAACACGGGAAGCAAGGCGGGCGTTCAGCCGCACCACGAAAAGAAGCTGCGCATCCTGCTGACCGCGCTGGACAACGCCAAAAGCCCGCGCGATATGAATGCGCCAGCATGGCGACTGCACCCGCTCACGGGAGATATGACCGAGCATTGGTCAGTATGGGTGAATGGCAATTGGCGCATTACGTTTCGATTCACGGGCGAAGATGCGGAGCTTGTGGACTATCAGGATTACCACTAG